Below is a window of Longimicrobiaceae bacterium DNA.
GGTGACGGGTGCGAGCGGGCTCATCGGCGGGGCGCTGGTGCGGCGGCTGGCGGCCGAGGGCGCGCAGGTGCACAGGCTGGTGCGCGGCGAGCCGAAGCCTGGCAGCGGCGACGTGCGCTGGGACCCCGCCGCCGGGACCATCGACGCGGCGGCGCTGGAAGGCGTCGACGCCGTGGTCCACTTGGCGGGCGAGAACGTGGGCGAGCGGTGGACGGAAGAGCGGAAGCAGCGCATCCTCCGCAGCCGGGTGGAGGGCACGCGGCTGCTCACCCAGGCGCTCGCGCAGCTGGAGCGGAAGCCGCGGGTGATGGTCGGCGCGTCGGCCGTGGGCATCTACGGCGACCGCGGCGACGAGCTCCTGGACGAGGGCAGCACGGCGGGCAGCGACTTCCTGGCGGGCGTGGTGCGCGAGTGGGAGGCGGCGGCCGAACCCGCCCGCGGCGCCGGCATCCGCGTGGCGCACCTGCGCTTCGGCGTGGTGCTCAGCGCGAGCGGCGGCGCGCTGGCGAAGATGCTGCCGCCCTTCCGCCTGGGCGCCGGCGGCCGCATGGGCGACGGGAAACAGTGGATGGCCTGGGTGTCGCTGGACGATGCCGTGGGCGCCATCCTCCTCGCCCTGCGCGACGGCGCGGTGCGCGGCCCGGTAAACGTCGTCGCACCCAACCCCGTCACCAACGCACAGTTCACCGAAGCGCTGGGCCGGGCGCTCGGCCGGCCCACGCTGCTGGCGGTGCCCGCGTTCGCGCTCAAGGCCCTCTTCGGCGAGATGGCCGAGGGCACCGTCCTCGCCAGCCAGCGCGTCATCCCCCAAAGACTCACGGAGCTGGGCTACACCTTCCGGCACCCGGACATCTCCACGGCCTTGCAGGCTGCACTCGCGGAGACGCCGGGGTGACCCGAGCTAGCTCCCCGCGAGCGCTGCGTCGATCCGCTTGACCACCCCGGGCCAGCCGCCGCTCATCCCTTCGAATGCGGCCTTGCCCACGGGGGAGTCAAGGTCGAAGCCCGTGTGCTCCAGGGTGAGGCGCGTTCCGTCGCCGTCGGGCTCCAGGCGCCACGTGATGGTGGTGTCCAGCGTGCCGGGCGCGAAGGAGTAGGAGAGGAGGCGGTCGGGCTCCACCGCCAGGACTTCGCACGGCTGCGTGCCCCATGAGCCCATGTCCATGGTGAACCGGTGCCCCACGACCGGCTCGATGTCGGCCTTGGCCCACCACTTGGTGTGGAGCGCTGGGTCGGTCAGCGCTGCCCACACGCGTGCGGGTGCGTGCGGCACGTGCTGGGTGATGTGGATGGTGCCGGGTTCCGTCATCGGTCCTCCTCGTCCAGGGTTTCGGTGAGCGCGCGGATGCGCTCCCGCCAGTACCGCTCGAACGGCCGCAGCCATTCCTCCACCTCGGCCAGCGCGCCGGGCGCCAGGCGGTAGATGCGCTGCCGCCCACGGGCGTCCTCGGTCACGAGCCCCGCGTTCCGCAGCACCTGGAGGTGCTCGGACACGGCCGGACGGTGGAGGTCGAACTCCGCGGCGATCTCGCCCGCGGCGCGGGGACCGGCGCGGAGCAGCTCCAGGATGCGCCGCCGCACGGGGTT
It encodes the following:
- a CDS encoding TIGR01777 family oxidoreductase codes for the protein MSETSSAASDGSLPWRVAVTGASGLIGGALVRRLAAEGAQVHRLVRGEPKPGSGDVRWDPAAGTIDAAALEGVDAVVHLAGENVGERWTEERKQRILRSRVEGTRLLTQALAQLERKPRVMVGASAVGIYGDRGDELLDEGSTAGSDFLAGVVREWEAAAEPARGAGIRVAHLRFGVVLSASGGALAKMLPPFRLGAGGRMGDGKQWMAWVSLDDAVGAILLALRDGAVRGPVNVVAPNPVTNAQFTEALGRALGRPTLLAVPAFALKALFGEMAEGTVLASQRVIPQRLTELGYTFRHPDISTALQAALAETPG
- a CDS encoding SRPBCC domain-containing protein; this translates as MTEPGTIHITQHVPHAPARVWAALTDPALHTKWWAKADIEPVVGHRFTMDMGSWGTQPCEVLAVEPDRLLSYSFAPGTLDTTITWRLEPDGDGTRLTLEHTGFDLDSPVGKAAFEGMSGGWPGVVKRIDAALAGS
- a CDS encoding metalloregulator ArsR/SmtB family transcription factor produces the protein MPLPDIFGALANPVRRRILELLRAGPRAAGEIAAEFDLHRPAVSEHLQVLRNAGLVTEDARGRQRIYRLAPGALAEVEEWLRPFERYWRERIRALTETLDEEDR